A genomic stretch from Hermetia illucens chromosome 7, iHerIll2.2.curated.20191125, whole genome shotgun sequence includes:
- the LOC119661042 gene encoding NAD-dependent histone deacetylase sirtuin-1-like, whose protein sequence is MSQWQSTTAIMSSNINDEINQDESAITSTTQQGILGIEEVITAQDIFHHNPDYRRIRKSPIIKKRISNIEDNDNASSGSKHTDENDDGDEEAESDTDSEFSSLTGFSEFSGHEWKPKMKPSLWVQRQMTSGNDPREILSQILPNGSVIPEDLSDRTLWRILANMLSEPPKRQKLRHINTIENVVELLQTCKNIIVLTGAGVSVSCGIPDFRSSDGIYSRLAKDFPSLPDPQAMFDIQYFSRDPRPFFKFAREIYPGQFRPSTCHRFIKMLEDKNKLLRNYTQNIDTLEQVAGIRNVIECHGSFATASCTKCKFKATADTIRDDIFAQRIPMCPKCNEESSVELTSYGSGDENGTSVLYSQLVEKGIMKPDIVFFGEGLPESFHTAITCDKNKCDLLIVIGSSLKVHPVALIPRSIAPNIPQILINRERLNNFNFDVELLGDSDTIITQLCNLLSGDYTKLSEGSTLLKERHLKPSLRNINRMFHETEGADKTLLLGNDDTTDTQLSKSGLASNSSLGGFGDSGFETTSSSIAGSVISTSNKIDSNSDRKYYFDHKGHHRPSSLTLKQGDESGSDSSPLSSGSSPNSVFNLVSEEKPHIPPPDCHSEELQQSVIGDASEIHNFNIEIARNPGFPRKDSKEQTQVTPKPSSSSRSLESEESSCNSIICPVTLQSAKLSKESLEVGISDHPIEGTYWNHMKSGIYIFPGAQISSFNLNDSSDDDGDDDDDLDIDIESRRPNIESNNSSDVESPFKMEKLLSNEYCDFVLNYSKSIDCDENMKRNSDQVDDCDSPPSKKKFVIS, encoded by the exons ATGAGTCAATGGCAATCGACAACGGCGATCATGTCTTCTAATATAAATGATGAAATTAATCAGGACGAGTCAGCGATAACTTCTACAACGCAGCAAGGAATCTTAGGAATCGAAGAAGTAATTACCGCCCAGGATATTTTTCATCATAATCCTGATTACCGTCGAATCAGAAAAAGTCCTATTATAAAAAAACGTATAAGCAATATCGAAGATAATGACAACGCTTCCAGTGGGAGCAAGCATACTGATGAAAATGATGATGGCGATGAAGAGGCAGAGTCTGATACCGATTCGGAATTCTCAAGTCTCACAGGGTTCTCGGAATTCTCTGGTCACGAATGGAAACCAAAGATGAAACCGTCACTATGGGTGCAAAGGCAGATGACCTCGGGAAATGATCCACGCGAAATCCTTTCACAAATTCTACCTAATGGATCAGTCATACCAGAAGATCTCTCAGACAGAACGCTTTGGCGTATACTAGCAAATATGCTATCTGAACCTCCCAAACGCCAGAAGCTACGTCATATTAACACAATCGAAAATGTGGTAGAATTATTACAGACCTGCAAAAATATCATAGTCCTTACCGGGGCTGGTGTTTCAGTATCTTGTGGTATTCCAGACTTTCGTTCGAGCGATGGAATCTATAGTCGTCTTGCCAAAGATTTTCCGAGTCTACCAGATCCTCAAGCAATGTTTGATATCCAATACTTCTCACGTGATCCCCGGCCGTTTTTCAAATTTGCCCGAGAAATATATCCTGGACAATTTCGTCCATCGACTTGCCATCGATTTATTAAGATGCTTGAGGATAAGAATAAGTTATTGCGGAATTATACACAGAATATTGATACATTGGAACAGGTGGCAGGTATTCGGAACGTAATTGAATGCCATGGCTCATTCGCGACAGCCAGTTGTACTAAATGCAAATTCAAAGCAACTGCGGATACAATCAGGGATGATATATTTGCCCAACGTATCCCTATGTGTCCTAAATGTAATGAGGAATCTAGTGTGGAACTTACTAGCTATGGAAGCGGAGATGAAAACGGCACTAGTGTCTTGTACAGTCAGTTGGTTGAGAAAGGGATCATGAAACCAGATATTGTGTTTTTCGGTGAAGGATTGCCTGAATCCTTCCATACGGCTATAACTTGTGACAAGAATAAGTGCGATCTACTTATCGTTATTGGTTCATCCCTAAAAGTACATCCGGTTGCATTGATACCACGCTCGATAGCACCGAATATTCCACAAATTCTAATAAATCGTGAGCGgttgaataattttaattttgatgTAGAATTGTTGGGCGATTCGGATACAATAATCACGCAGTTGTGCAATTT ATTGAGTGGTGACTACACAAAGCTCTCTGAAGGATCAACTCTACTAAAAGAGCGACATTTAAAGCCAAGTCTACGCAACATTAATCGAATGTTTCATGAAACGGAGGGTGCTGATAAAACTCTTCTACTCGGGAATGATGATACTACGGACACACAGTTATCTAAATCCGGTTTAGCATCGAATAGTAGTCTGGGAGGATTTGGTGATAGTGGCTTTGAAACTACTTCGTCTTCTATTGCTGGTAGTGTTATAAGTACTAGTAATAAAATTGATAGTAATAGTGACAGGAAATATTATTTTGACCATAAAGGACATCATCGTCCCTCTTCGTTAACATTAAAACAAGGTGATGAAAGCGGTTCAGATTCATCTCCGTTAAGTTCGGGTTCATCGCCAAATTCAGTCTTTAATCTTGTGAGTGAGGAAAAACCTCATATTCCACCCCCAGACTGCCATAGCGAGGAACTTCAACAATCTGTAATAGGCGATGCAAGTGAAATTCACAATTTTAACATAGAAATAGCAAGGAATCCGGGTTTTCCTAGAAAAGATAGTAAGGAGCAGACGCAGGTGACACCAAAACCATCGTCTTCATCACGTTCACTTGAAAGTGAAGAGAGCAGTTGTAATAGTATTATTTGTCCTGTAACCTTACAAAGTGCGAAATTATCTAAAGAATCACTCGAGGTTGGTATATCTGATCACCCAATTGAGGGTACTTACTGGAATCATATGAAGAGCGGCATATATATTTTTCCTGGAGCTCAAATTTCTAGTTTTAATCTTAACGATAGTAGTGATGATGatggcgatgatgatgatgaccttgATATTGATATCGAAAGTAGACGTCCTAATATTGAATCCAATAATAGTAGTGATGTAGAATCCCCATTCAAAATGGAAAAGCTTCTATCCAATGAGTATTGTGATTTTGTGTTAAATTATAGTAAATCCATTGACTGCGACGAGAATATGAAACGTAATAGCGATCAGGTCGATGATTGTGACAGTCCCCCTTCGAAAAAAAAGTTCGTAATTTCGTGA